Proteins found in one Plasmodium knowlesi strain H genome assembly, chromosome: 12 genomic segment:
- a CDS encoding condensin-2 complex subunit G2, putative, producing the protein MYKEIVSGLTELAHLKQLCKKKPDLLTTLNSCKAKEYEEIWLILHKALEERTSPDKLLYDGENSTLLFREEDDRQYFLMCINFICIYLQHLANSDKRKKYIKMDDNFYALFYKLIEVQFMLSDREVRMSFGKCLLQICELNLEESEFSANVKVNLLIFLLWKTCSSEGKGVDISRLKKNKDLCKYIKWGIPEKSTNSFYLLCSYSLNLPKFYAHPDGKFFLAHVWSQHESIASHLFNKFLHNTVLLSHESISHYSQIIHSTWKNCEGVMKETLEVQIEHLVNLALKCPIKVAARFRNVLSIFHNNKGDKSINNLIFKIYEPVIWRSLMSPNWKLRFNATCIFQMIFPVVDPCIKNVNYLASMEKAYQALLDLAEDVNACVLQAVAKCICHVLNELWEIISEQKRSALVEVLLTKLLKEKQQDNVKVEVLLGFHEMAKNKKIHKLFAKIFYRIKHLINDKSLRVRKNCIALVLELNKQLNENLSNQIDFTELIKRVTKDLFTYNVQSCIKKLSYAKYEHHEKVKNKEICEFLKLSSNLITYSMWNCSIKEQAKKCVNLLNDYPALMICISKFSTNMELVQRYKLASVLFEITNVKLREEGNSVLLRVGGATNGASGEGYPDGINTGKPQFSSNTMSNFLEDPIINGKYVKYASLLLCVAYLLKPKNEQEIELCGSENIEYFLRNKFKEEYFLVSIDTLMQQFYFKILKYVNLNEDTYLGIYKYCQKELLCLHRAKNERVCRKFIVPLFYKWSLLDSVVSAHMNILNACIEFVFLHTCVDSEWASAKGGSLFLHAHSTLPFVEKDKLNYFADGGDVPDSDVGSDIKVPSLRYDKKDMCVDEKEKEKFYINEEKEINALILLSLIVKKKKYHHMLFKSFESIIHNFVFKFNSYLLFIFDKLTQSDFELSRHFISPHYDDKGEFNFVQFLLYDSTKIKGYFHLYISFFFFCYTSKRSNFPHDWHTLIDNTLRSIHLISSVKFKNEIEIVTSGSLAGVTTLGERAAHVNDRVAQWATYTRTILHFLMHFLDMVEFTVAMKMTPIEDLDFSDLVKNVFMFYKCYELVQGGLNGHEKGGTEDHTDEREGGRALCQIYLGVWSRVSEFLLFILNCDYFEKKTEIKLSVLYPFFLFTYEVVHKEDIERVMNKYAALIKERETFFNFIKNYKKNNSMVSYMRESHVNYIQGILDNISMPKEKAKKGSS; encoded by the exons ATGTATAAGGAAATTGTGAGCGGCCTCACCGAATTGGCGCACTTGAAGCAGTTGTGCAAAAAGAAG CCGGATCTCTTAACCACCCTGAATTCATGCAAAGCAAAAGAATATGAGGAGATATGGCTCATCTTGCACAAAGCATTGGAGGAGCGCACTTCCCCAGACAAACTACTTTACGACGGAGAAAATTCCACTTTGCTCTTTAGG GAAGAGGATGACAGGCAATATTTCCTGATGTGCATAAAtttcatatgtatatatttgcaaCATTTGGCAAATAGTgacaagaggaaaaagtacatcaaaatggatgataatttttacgCTCTTTTTTACAAGCTCATTG AGGTCCAATTCATGCTAAGCGACAGAGAAGTGCGCATGTCCTTTGGCAAATGCCTATTGCAGATATGCGAACTAAATTTAGAAGAAAGTGAATTTTCAGCAAACGTGAAAGTGAACCTAttgatatttttgttgtggAAAACGTGCTCCTCGGAG GGCAAAGGCGTAGACATCAGTAGACtcaaaaagaacaaagatttgtgtaaatatataaaatgggGAATTCCAGAAAAATCCACCAACTCCTTTTATCTGCTTTGTTCCTACTCACTGAATCTTCCTAAGTTTTATGCACA CCCcgatggaaaatttttcttggCACACGTTTGGTCACAACATGAAAGTATAGCGTCTCACCTTtttaac AAATTCCTGCACAACACGGTGCTCCTCTCACATGAAAGCATAAGTCACTATTCACAAATTATCCATTCGACGTGGAAG AACTGCGAAGGAGTGATGAAGGAGACACTGGAAGTACAAATTGAGCACCTCGTGAATTTGGCCTTAAAATGTCCTATTAAAGTCGCGGCACGATTCAGAAACGTTCTAAGTATATTCCACAATAATAAGgg GGACAAGAGCATCAACAATTTGATCTTCAAAATTTATGAACCCGTTATTTGGAGGAGCCTTATG TCGCCCAACTGGAAACTTCGCTTCAATGCGACGTGCATATTTCAGATGATTTTCCCTGTCGTG GATCCCTGCATAAAGAACGTGAATTATCTAGCCTCCATGGAGAA AGCCTACCAGGCCCTCTTGGATTTGGCTGAAGACGTAAACGCCTGTGTCCTGCAGGCCGTGGCCAAGTGTATATGTCAT GTTCTAAATGAACTGTGGGAAATAATCAGCGAACAGAAAAGGTCGGCCCTGGTGGAAGTGCTGCTTACCAAACTCTTAAAAGAGAAACAACAAGACAACGTAAAGGTGGAAGTACTTCTTGGGTTCCacgaaatggcaaaaaataagaagataCACAAGCTGTTCGCAAAAATATTCTACAGAATAAAGCACCTCATAAATGATAAATCTCTACGCGTACGCAAAAATTGCATCGCCCTTGTTCTCGAATTGAATAAACAATTAAATGAAAACCTTTCCAATCAAATTGACTTCACTGAATTAATCAAGCGTGTCACCAAGGATCTATTCACATACAACGTACAGTCTTGCATAAAGAAGTTGTCTTATGCAAAATATGAACACCAtgagaaagtaaaaaataaagagatCTGTGAGTTCTTAAAATTGTCTTCCAATTTAATCACATATTCTATGTGGAATTGTTCCATAAAGGAGcaggcaaaaaaatgtgtgaatcTATTAAATGATTATCCCGCCCTCATGATTTGTATTAGTAAGTTCTCTACGAACATGGAGTTAGTTCAGCGGTACAAGTTGGCTTCCGTGTTGTTCGAAATTACCAACGTGAAGCTACGTGAGGAGGGGAACTCCGTGTTACTCAGGGTGGGGGGCGCTACAAATGGCGCAAGTGGAGAAGGGTACCCAGATGGAATAAATACGGGCAAACCtcaattttcttcaaataccATGAGTAATTTTCTGGAGGACCCCATCATCAACGGGAAGTACGTGAAGTACGCCTCCCTTTTACTCTGCGTGGCCTACCTACTCAAGCCAAAGAACGAGCAAGAAATTGAGTTATGTGGATCGGAAAATATTGAATATTTTCTCAGAAACAAATTTAAGGAGGAGTACTTCCTGGTAAGCATAGATACCTTAATGCAGCAATTCTATTTCAAGATACTTAAATATGTGAACCTTAATGAAGACACTTATTTGGGAATATACAAGTACTGTCAGAAGGAGTTACTCTGTCTTCACAGAGCTAAGAATGAACGTGTGTGTAGGAAATTTATCGTCCCCTTATTTTACAAATGGAGCTTACTCGATTCGGTTGTTTCGGCACACATGAACATTTTGAATGCATGTATTGAGTTTGTGTttttacacacatgtgtggaTTCAGAATGGGCATCTGCCAAGGGGGGGAGTCTCTTTCTTCACGCACACAGTACGCTCCCATTTGTGGAAAAGGATAAACTGAATTATTTCGCTGATGGAGGGGATGTACCCGATTCGGATGTGGGAAGTGATATAAAAGTGCCCTCCTTGCGTTACGACAAAAAAGACATGTGCgtggatgaaaaggaaaaagaaaaattttacataaatgaagagaaggaaatcaATGCTCTCATTCTTTTATCACTTattgttaaaaagaaaaaatatcatcacATGTTATTTAAGTCATTCGAAAGCATTATACATAATTTCGTTTTCAAATTCAATTCTTATCTTCTGTTTATATTTGACAAACTAACGCAGAGTGATTTCGAGCTATCCCGTCATTTTATATCTCCTCACTATGATGATAAAGGGGAGTTTAACTTTGTACAATTCTTACTTTATGATAGTACTAAAATAAAAGGGTACtttcatttgtacatttcgtttttcttcttttgttaTACGTCTAAGAGGAGCAACTTTCCGCACGACTGGCATACCTTAATTGACAACACGTTGCGGAGCATACATCTGATCAGTTCagttaaatttaaaaacgaGATTGAAATTGTTACGAGTGGGAGTTTAGCAGGGGTGACTACGTTAGGGGAAAGGGCTGCGCATGTAAATGACAGGGTTGCTCAATGGGCAACCTACACCAGGACGATCCTCCACTTTCTCAT GCACTTCCTCGACATGGTCGAATTCACGGTCGCCATGAAGATGACGCCGATAGAAGACCTCGACTTCAGCGACTTGGTTAAAAACGTGTTTATGTTTTACAAATGCTACGAACTCGTCCAGGGGGGGCTAAATGGGCACGAAAAGGGTGGCACAGAAGATCACACGGACGAGCGCGAAGGGGGGCGCGCCCTGTGTCAGATTTATCTCGGAGTGTGGAGCAGAGTAAGCGAATTCCTCCTGTTCATATTAAACTGCGATTACTtcgagaaaaaaacagaaataaaGTTATCCGTCCTGTAtccatttttcctatttacGTACGAAGTTGTGCATAAGGAGGATATCGAACGGGTCATGAACAAATATGCAGCTTTAATTAAAGAGAGAGAAAccttttttaactttataaaaaattacaaaaaaaataacagcaTGGTGAGTTACATGCGAGAGAGTCACGTGAATTACATTCAAGGCATCCTGGACAACATTTCAATGCCCAAGGAGAAGGCAAAGAAGGGATCCTCTTAA